The DNA region CCAAAGAAGAGGGCGAGGATCATTTTTCTGCGTTGATGAATGCTATTACACCGGTATGGTACTGGCGCGTCAATCACGAATATATTGATTTCCTTCACGCAACGATAAAACGCATGACGATGGCGCAGTTGAATGACACCCCAGGGCTGTTTGATGCCCAACGGCGTTGCAGCGATCTCAATTCAGCGGTGTATAAATACTACGACACGATTAAAAAACGCTGTCTCAACGGTGAAAAAGTCCCCCATTCCGATCTCGACGTGCTGAACTTACGTCAGTGCTTCCGTGAGTTTAGCGTTGAGGCGTACCCGTCACTGGTGGCGCTGGTGTGGCCTGAGTATCAGCGTCCGTGGATCAATCCAGACGACGTTTGAGGGGAATGTTGAGTTCGTCTTGTCGGCGTTTGTAACGGTCTATCTAGACAGGTTAACCCGCCATAAGCACTGACTGAACAGGCCGGGTAGCCGCTGTCGCTACCCGGCACTGCACGTTACTTATCGGACGATGCCTGCCAGAGGTTCAGCTCACCGTCAGCGACATGCTTATCAATCTGCGCAAGCTCTTCAGCAGTGAACGACAGATTTTTCAGCGCCTGAGCGTTTTCTTCCAGTTGCTCCGGGCGGCTTGCGCCAATCAGCACGGAAGTGACGCGATCGTCTTTTAACAGCCAACTGAGCGCCATTTGCGCCATTGATTGACCGCGCTGCTGCGCCATCTCATTCAGCAGACGCAGACTGTTGAGGTTAGCTTCCGTCAGCATATTCTCTGTCAGACCGCGTGCTTTCTTCCCTTCGCGCTGCATCCGTGAGCCGTCCGGGATACCGTTCAAGTACTTCCCGGTGAGCAGCCCCTGTGCCAGTGGCGTAAAGGCGATACAGCCCACGCCATTGGCTTTTAACGTATCCAGCAAACCGCTTT from Citrobacter amalonaticus Y19 includes:
- a CDS encoding ESA_00282 family adhesion-associated protein codes for the protein MNSIFYSVITLLLLTGGVLLLMREFNKPRNAEELASATQSIPLTKEEGEDHFSALMNAITPVWYWRVNHEYIDFLHATIKRMTMAQLNDTPGLFDAQRRCSDLNSAVYKYYDTIKKRCLNGEKVPHSDLDVLNLRQCFREFSVEAYPSLVALVWPEYQRPWINPDDV